The following proteins are co-located in the Candidatus Paracaedimonas acanthamoebae genome:
- a CDS encoding phosphoserine transaminase: MEVPSFERPQIPNFGAGPCAKPPGWALEHLKNGLIARSHRSVKGVERIQEVLSLLRAVLNIPENYKVALVSGSATGATETLFWNLLGKKKVQAHAWDIFGHRWAHDVKNSLKINDFTLLELDSEGLPQLTQTNFEHDIIFTLNASTSGIIASNSSWISPTREGLTLCDATSAAFAVPLPWEFLDATAFSFQKGLGSEAGVGVIVLSPRAIERLEGYTPPWPIPYLFRLTTDKGEFNEKLFDGFLLNTPSMLLIEDILQALKWAQTLGNQEALYQKTLENYKVIKEWLGTVSWIQFLVPFEEYRSPSTVCLEITAPWFKALAHDSQWAWIKEFCNLLAAQNVAFDIQNHISAAPALRIWCGPTVEAEDLEKLMPWLEWAYHHLKK; encoded by the coding sequence GTGGAAGTCCCCTCTTTTGAACGACCGCAAATTCCCAATTTTGGAGCCGGCCCCTGTGCTAAGCCTCCTGGATGGGCGCTAGAACACCTTAAAAATGGGCTTATTGCAAGATCTCATCGTTCTGTAAAAGGTGTGGAACGCATCCAAGAAGTCTTAAGCTTACTTCGTGCCGTTCTTAACATCCCTGAAAATTATAAAGTAGCACTTGTTTCTGGGTCAGCGACAGGAGCCACTGAAACTTTATTTTGGAATTTGCTGGGTAAAAAGAAAGTTCAAGCTCATGCGTGGGATATTTTTGGTCATCGTTGGGCTCATGATGTAAAAAATTCCTTAAAAATAAATGATTTTACGCTATTAGAATTAGATTCTGAGGGTTTACCTCAACTTACACAAACAAACTTTGAACATGATATCATATTTACTTTAAATGCGAGCACGAGTGGAATTATCGCGTCAAATAGTTCATGGATTAGCCCCACTCGTGAAGGGTTAACCCTATGCGATGCAACATCAGCAGCCTTTGCGGTCCCTCTTCCGTGGGAATTTTTAGATGCAACTGCTTTTTCATTCCAAAAAGGCCTTGGAAGTGAAGCCGGCGTAGGGGTTATTGTCTTAAGTCCTCGGGCCATCGAGCGCCTGGAAGGATATACTCCACCGTGGCCTATTCCCTATCTTTTTCGTTTAACAACAGATAAAGGCGAATTTAACGAAAAGCTCTTTGACGGTTTTTTGCTTAATACTCCTTCAATGTTACTTATTGAAGATATTTTACAAGCTCTTAAATGGGCTCAAACTTTAGGAAACCAAGAGGCCCTTTATCAAAAAACTCTTGAGAATTATAAAGTTATTAAAGAGTGGCTAGGAACTGTTTCGTGGATCCAGTTTTTAGTCCCCTTCGAAGAATATAGATCTCCCTCAACCGTATGTTTAGAAATTACGGCGCCTTGGTTTAAAGCGTTAGCTCACGATTCTCAATGGGCGTGGATTAAGGAATTTTGCAATCTTTTAGCAGCGCAGAACGTTGCCTTTGATATTCAAAATCATATATCAGCAGCCCCAGCTTTAAGAATTTGGTGCGGCCCTACTGTTGAAGCTGAAGATTTAGAAA
- a CDS encoding helix-turn-helix transcriptional regulator: protein MTVKKYSQFGNISENYKKASGSQKAVNTELQTQNIHFMGSAQPFGRTAPNKLLTRKRKRSKHPLRDLRLQRGYTLEELADLTKLSPSYLSRLESGTRRLNADILQRLAHVLSCHPGDLLLTDAQSSKFVMMSRIQNENSEANDSTSSARFSAPDLPLYKVIHKNSKNFIDLENPQEWISRPHELIGIAGAMSFCLDMANNNFGPRYRSGDHIFAHPTRPLSPQCSVLLITQEGEVILGEFEGWQQTNDETDHCIVRTVELTQNNQLTTQKLNFSNDKIQMIYRVIGLMEAA from the coding sequence ATGACTGTAAAAAAATACTCACAATTTGGCAATATTTCTGAAAATTATAAGAAAGCTTCTGGAAGTCAAAAAGCCGTAAATACAGAATTGCAAACTCAAAACATTCATTTTATGGGTTCTGCACAACCTTTTGGACGGACTGCTCCCAATAAATTGCTAACAAGAAAACGCAAACGTTCAAAGCATCCTCTTCGTGATCTTAGATTACAAAGAGGGTATACTTTAGAAGAACTTGCTGATTTAACAAAGCTTTCACCCTCTTATCTTTCGCGTCTCGAAAGTGGGACGCGACGTTTAAATGCAGATATTTTACAACGCCTTGCTCATGTGTTGTCTTGCCATCCTGGTGATCTTCTTTTAACAGATGCGCAAAGCAGCAAATTTGTAATGATGTCTCGGATACAAAATGAAAATAGTGAAGCGAATGATTCAACATCATCTGCACGCTTTTCAGCTCCAGACTTACCACTTTATAAGGTAATTCATAAAAATTCTAAGAATTTTATCGATCTTGAAAATCCACAAGAATGGATTTCGCGTCCACATGAACTTATTGGTATTGCCGGAGCGATGTCCTTTTGTTTAGATATGGCAAATAATAATTTTGGACCAAGATATAGATCTGGAGATCATATTTTTGCCCATCCAACTAGACCTTTATCTCCTCAATGTTCAGTCTTATTGATTACTCAAGAAGGAGAAGTTATTTTAGGGGAATTTGAAGGGTGGCAGCAAACAAATGATGAAACAGATCATTGTATCGTTCGTACAGTAGAATTGACTCAAAACAATCAACTTACGACTCAAAAACTTAATTTCTCAAATGATAAGATCCAAATGATTTACCGCGTCATTGGTCTTATGGAAGCCGCTTAA
- a CDS encoding universal stress protein yields MIKKIILALDGSKPSLNARDYAIKLAKEHKALLTAIAVLDTPWLTAAQPEPLGGSAFKIYRDEVVIKEAEGHLHELLAQFKLKAEQEDIKAEAYEYEGFPVSEIERASYEGDIIILGKTTDFHFSLEQDNDLTVRHIARDNPRPIIIVPENFKEGKRVIIAYDGSVHASKALHMFLLLGLAKGNEVHVVTVKPTPEQAQETLNQAINLSNLYDVKLKPHVVISDDNPAPHILELISQINPSLIVMGAFSHNILSETLFGSCTKTLMNKTEVPLFINH; encoded by the coding sequence ATGATAAAAAAAATTATTCTAGCTTTAGATGGCTCTAAACCAAGTCTTAATGCGCGCGATTATGCGATTAAATTAGCAAAAGAACATAAGGCACTTCTTACAGCGATTGCTGTTTTAGATACTCCTTGGTTAACTGCAGCACAGCCAGAACCTTTAGGGGGATCTGCCTTTAAAATCTATAGAGACGAGGTTGTTATCAAGGAAGCTGAAGGGCATTTGCATGAGCTTCTTGCGCAATTTAAACTTAAAGCAGAGCAAGAAGATATTAAGGCAGAAGCCTACGAATATGAAGGTTTCCCTGTTTCTGAAATTGAACGTGCTTCCTATGAAGGTGATATTATCATTTTAGGAAAAACAACGGATTTCCACTTTTCCTTAGAACAAGACAACGATTTAACTGTTAGACACATTGCTCGTGATAATCCACGACCTATTATTATTGTGCCTGAGAATTTTAAAGAAGGTAAACGAGTTATTATTGCTTATGATGGTAGTGTTCACGCTTCCAAAGCATTGCATATGTTTCTTTTATTAGGATTGGCTAAAGGAAATGAAGTGCATGTTGTCACTGTAAAACCAACTCCAGAACAAGCTCAAGAAACTCTTAATCAGGCTATTAATTTAAGTAATTTATATGATGTTAAACTTAAACCTCATGTTGTTATATCAGATGATAATCCTGCTCCTCATATTTTAGAACTTATATCTCAAATAAATCCTTCTTTGATTGTAATGGGGGCATTCAGCCATAATATTTTAAGTGAAACTCTATTTGGCTCTTGCACAAAAACACTGATGAATAAAACTGAGGTGCCATTGTTTATCAATCATTAA
- a CDS encoding FAD-dependent thymidylate synthase, whose protein sequence is MSLNQEKKDEISELLQQTASTRRATVPTLEEILYQPFPVLDHGFVRVIDYMGDDPAIVQAARVSYGKGTKQIQQDKGLINYLMRHRHTTPFEMCEIKYHIKLPIFVARQWIRHRTANINEYSARYSILGKEYYIPRAEDLSVQSTTNRQGRGTAMSMEESANVLDLLRKDAELVYEHYEDMLNQDQEGNILDPNRSGLTRELARMNLTLNYYTEWYWKIDLHNLLHFTSLRGDPHAQYEIRAYVDILLDTIKRWVPFAHDAFVEYRLEGAHISRTGRLLLKRLLQGEKVTQLTSGLSQREWKEFIALFDLHYLENSAS, encoded by the coding sequence ATGTCGCTTAATCAAGAAAAAAAAGATGAAATTTCAGAGCTTTTACAGCAAACAGCTTCCACACGGCGCGCAACAGTTCCCACTTTAGAAGAGATCTTATATCAACCTTTTCCTGTGTTAGATCATGGCTTTGTCCGAGTGATTGACTATATGGGAGATGATCCAGCAATAGTTCAAGCGGCTCGAGTTTCATATGGTAAAGGGACGAAACAAATTCAACAAGATAAAGGACTCATTAATTATTTAATGCGTCATCGCCATACGACTCCTTTTGAAATGTGTGAAATTAAGTATCATATAAAGCTTCCTATTTTTGTAGCCAGACAATGGATTAGACACCGCACAGCAAATATTAATGAATATTCTGCCCGTTATTCCATCCTTGGAAAAGAATACTATATTCCTCGAGCTGAAGACCTTTCTGTCCAATCTACCACCAATAGGCAAGGACGCGGCACAGCAATGTCTATGGAGGAATCTGCAAATGTTTTGGATCTACTCCGAAAAGATGCTGAATTAGTATATGAACATTATGAAGATATGCTTAATCAAGACCAAGAAGGAAATATTCTTGATCCCAATCGCTCAGGTTTAACCCGCGAACTTGCACGCATGAATTTAACTTTAAATTACTATACAGAATGGTACTGGAAGATCGATTTACATAATCTGTTACATTTCACGAGCTTACGCGGAGATCCACACGCACAATATGAAATTAGGGCGTATGTAGATATTTTATTAGATACGATTAAAAGATGGGTTCCTTTTGCGCATGATGCTTTTGTCGAGTATCGACTTGAAGGCGCTCATATTTCACGCACAGGACGGTTACTCCTTAAACGGCTTCTTCAAGGTGAGAAAGTAACACAATTAACTTCTGGTTTATCTCAAAGAGAATGGAAAGAATTTATTGCGCTTTTTGATTTACATTATCTCGAAAACAGTGCTAGCTAA
- the dksA gene encoding RNA polymerase-binding protein DksA yields the protein MLPSGYKPTESEKYMCLEHLEYFRKKLHDWKNELLRDSVETIQHLQEETHPEPDVADRASAETDRAIELRTRDRERKLINKIDEALMRIEDGSYGFCEETGEPIGLQRLEARPIATLSLEAQERHEREEKVYRDD from the coding sequence ATGTTGCCTTCAGGATATAAGCCCACAGAATCTGAAAAATATATGTGCCTTGAGCACCTTGAATATTTTCGGAAGAAATTGCATGATTGGAAAAATGAGCTTCTTCGCGATTCAGTGGAAACAATTCAACATCTTCAAGAAGAAACACATCCAGAACCTGACGTTGCGGATAGAGCATCAGCTGAAACTGACCGTGCTATTGAGCTAAGGACAAGAGATAGGGAACGTAAATTAATCAATAAAATCGATGAAGCTCTTATGCGAATTGAAGACGGGAGCTATGGTTTTTGTGAAGAAACAGGTGAGCCTATCGGACTGCAAAGGCTTGAAGCACGTCCTATAGCAACATTAAGCTTAGAAGCTCAAGAGCGTCATGAGCGTGAAGAAAAAGTATACCGGGACGATTAA
- the ftsY gene encoding signal recognition particle-docking protein FtsY: protein MAEEISTKGWLSKLKEGLKRTSTKITGGLEAILVKKKLDKDMLEEIEDLLLSTDLGVTTTKKLINNLEKNRFNQEITSDEIKNFLAEEISKSLSPFSSPLLLDETSFPHVVLVVGINGSGKTTTIGKLAHFWKNQGKKVRLVAGDTFRAAAVEQLNIWGNRLEIPVETSKNNGDPAGLAHEALQKSIQEKDDLLMIDTAGRLHNKEDLMAELAKIIRVLKKLVPEAPHSVILVLDATIGQNALAQAETFKKIAGITGLIVTKLDGTAKGGVLVALAEKFQLPIHAIGVGEDVEDLKPFEPQAFASSLVGL from the coding sequence ATGGCTGAAGAAATTTCTACTAAAGGATGGCTTTCTAAATTAAAGGAAGGTTTAAAAAGAACTTCGACTAAAATAACAGGAGGTCTTGAAGCAATTCTTGTCAAAAAAAAGCTTGATAAGGACATGCTTGAAGAGATTGAAGACCTTTTATTGTCTACAGATCTAGGCGTGACAACGACCAAAAAACTCATCAATAATCTTGAGAAAAATCGTTTTAATCAAGAGATCACAAGTGATGAGATTAAGAATTTTTTAGCTGAAGAGATTTCTAAAAGCCTCTCACCTTTTAGCTCTCCTCTCTTATTGGATGAAACTTCTTTTCCTCATGTTGTTTTAGTCGTTGGAATTAATGGCAGCGGAAAAACAACAACAATTGGAAAATTAGCTCATTTTTGGAAAAACCAAGGGAAAAAAGTTCGCTTGGTTGCGGGAGATACTTTTCGGGCTGCAGCGGTTGAGCAGTTAAACATATGGGGAAATCGTCTTGAAATCCCTGTTGAAACAAGTAAAAATAATGGAGATCCAGCAGGCTTAGCCCATGAAGCTCTTCAAAAATCTATTCAAGAAAAAGATGATTTATTGATGATTGATACAGCAGGTCGGCTTCATAATAAAGAAGATTTGATGGCAGAACTTGCTAAAATAATTCGTGTATTGAAGAAGTTAGTCCCTGAAGCTCCTCATAGTGTGATATTAGTGCTAGATGCAACAATTGGCCAAAATGCTTTAGCCCAAGCTGAAACATTTAAGAAAATTGCAGGAATTACAGGTCTCATTGTGACAAAACTTGATGGGACAGCGAAAGGTGGAGTCCTTGTTGCTCTTGCTGAAAAATTCCAACTTCCTATTCATGCAATTGGGGTTGGAGAAGATGTTGAAGACTTGAAGCCTTTTGAGCCTCAAGCCTTTGCGAGTAGTCTGGTTGGACTTTAA
- the mtaB gene encoding tRNA (N(6)-L-threonylcarbamoyladenosine(37)-C(2))-methylthiotransferase MtaB, with protein sequence MSQHEAELITFGCRLNAYESEVMRSHARAQGLENAIIINTCSVTNEAERQARQAIRKARKENPTAMIIVTGCSAQQNPDLYSQMPEVDRVLGNHEKMQVESFSPLLSTKILLSDIMQVRETAIHLVSGFENHVRAFIEIQNGCDHRCTFCSIPFGRGPNRSIPIAEIVRQIKHLVTQGCKEVVFTGVDITGYGADLPGKPTLAQMIKRTLSQVPKLERLRLSSLDPIEIDPDLIALFGTEPRLMPHVHLSLQAGDNMILKRMKRRHLREDALDVCKRLRAIRQDIIFGADFIAGFPTETEEMFKNTLNIVEECDISYLHVFPYSARRGTPAARMPQVPKEIIKTRASTLREMGKKRLHEFLQMQLNRSLNVLVERNFKGHTDHFAPVQLVGDHLDDNWVGKIIPVKVIEVTSNKLKAIANG encoded by the coding sequence ATGAGCCAACACGAAGCTGAACTGATAACGTTTGGATGTCGGCTCAATGCTTATGAATCAGAAGTCATGCGCTCACATGCCCGAGCTCAAGGACTTGAGAATGCCATCATTATCAATACTTGTTCTGTAACGAATGAAGCCGAACGACAAGCTCGCCAAGCAATCCGCAAGGCTCGAAAAGAGAACCCCACAGCAATGATCATCGTCACAGGATGCAGTGCCCAACAAAATCCTGACCTTTACAGTCAAATGCCAGAAGTAGATCGCGTGTTGGGCAACCATGAAAAAATGCAAGTTGAAAGCTTCTCCCCTCTCCTTTCAACTAAAATCCTACTTTCTGATATTATGCAGGTGAGAGAAACGGCTATTCATTTAGTCTCTGGCTTTGAAAATCATGTTCGAGCTTTCATCGAAATCCAAAATGGTTGTGATCATCGATGTACTTTTTGCTCAATCCCTTTTGGGCGTGGTCCGAACCGCAGTATTCCTATTGCAGAAATTGTACGCCAAATTAAGCACCTCGTGACTCAAGGGTGTAAAGAAGTTGTCTTTACAGGCGTTGACATCACGGGGTATGGCGCAGATCTTCCAGGGAAACCCACATTAGCTCAGATGATTAAACGTACTCTTTCGCAAGTTCCAAAACTTGAACGTTTGCGATTATCCTCTCTGGATCCTATTGAAATTGATCCAGATCTTATTGCGCTGTTCGGAACAGAACCAAGACTTATGCCTCATGTGCATCTTAGTTTGCAAGCCGGTGATAATATGATTCTCAAGAGAATGAAACGTCGCCATTTACGAGAAGATGCTCTTGATGTGTGCAAACGATTAAGAGCTATTCGGCAAGATATCATTTTTGGGGCGGATTTTATTGCAGGCTTCCCTACTGAGACTGAAGAAATGTTTAAAAATACTCTTAATATCGTGGAAGAATGCGATATTTCATATCTTCATGTTTTTCCTTATTCAGCCCGCCGAGGCACACCAGCAGCAAGAATGCCTCAAGTTCCCAAAGAAATTATTAAAACGCGTGCGTCTACCCTCCGAGAGATGGGAAAAAAAAGACTTCATGAATTCCTGCAAATGCAACTGAACCGTTCCCTTAATGTTTTAGTAGAGCGTAATTTTAAGGGACATACGGATCACTTTGCTCCCGTCCAATTAGTAGGAGATCATTTAGATGATAATTGGGTTGGGAAAATTATTCCGGTTAAAGTTATTGAGGTAACTTCAAATAAACTTAAGGCAATAGCGAATGGCTGA
- a CDS encoding diaminopimelate epimerase produces the protein MLIPFVKMHGLGNDFVILERTQLLPMLETKHIKLICDRRFGIGCDQLIITEPSATADIFMHIYNADGSEAGACGNATRCLGYLLTQQDQKNTHTIQTISGYLEAETFENGNVKVDFGPPSLKWQDIPLAEDVDTLNLPIDYNGLQNPVAVSVGNPHMVFFVYDVESVDLKKLGGTLTRHPLYVEGANVEIVEILGEHTLRLRVYERGVGITPACGTGAAASVVAAKHRGHIKTPTKVILDGGELLIDYQETVTMSGLVTLTFQGQLNSALLQDIT, from the coding sequence ATGTTAATTCCATTTGTAAAAATGCATGGGCTTGGGAACGATTTTGTGATTCTCGAGCGCACTCAACTTCTTCCTATGCTTGAAACAAAGCATATAAAGCTTATCTGTGATCGCCGTTTTGGGATTGGGTGTGATCAGCTTATCATTACCGAACCTTCTGCAACGGCTGATATTTTTATGCATATCTATAATGCTGATGGCAGTGAAGCTGGGGCTTGTGGTAATGCGACGCGTTGTTTGGGATATTTATTGACGCAACAAGATCAAAAAAATACCCATACAATTCAAACAATTAGCGGATATCTTGAAGCTGAAACGTTCGAAAATGGAAACGTTAAAGTCGATTTTGGTCCTCCTAGTCTGAAGTGGCAAGATATTCCTCTCGCTGAAGACGTTGATACGTTAAATTTACCTATCGACTATAATGGGCTGCAGAACCCAGTAGCTGTCAGTGTGGGTAATCCGCATATGGTCTTCTTTGTGTATGATGTTGAAAGTGTTGATCTTAAAAAACTTGGTGGAACTCTCACCCGTCATCCTCTTTATGTAGAAGGCGCAAATGTCGAAATTGTTGAGATTTTAGGAGAGCATACATTACGCTTACGTGTCTATGAACGGGGGGTGGGAATTACCCCTGCCTGTGGGACAGGGGCTGCCGCTAGTGTTGTTGCTGCCAAACATCGAGGCCATATAAAAACGCCGACAAAAGTGATCTTAGATGGTGGTGAATTATTAATTGATTATCAAGAAACCGTTACAATGTCTGGACTTGTCACTTTAACATTTCAAGGGCAACTTAATTCTGCACTTCTTCAGGATATTACCTAA
- a CDS encoding threonylcarbamoyl-AMP synthase: MNNSYLEKAAYLLQQGHLVAIPTETVYGLAANALSDQAVAKIYALKQRPNFNPLIIHCKDLEAAQNIGVFNKNALKLAQTFWPGPLTIVLPLNPNIPVSKLATAGLKTVALRVPAHPIALKVLELSGIPLAAPSANPSESISPTSAFHVENAFKHTNGLSMIIDGGSCEVGLESTIIDLSGETPTLLRPGKITREDIKPFINNLSEIDLTSERPSAPGQLKRHYAPSISLKMNINEVTEHQALLAFGPSPCLGAKKTLNLSPTADLIEAAANLFSMLHELDKAEFESIAVMPIPQHGIGIAINDRLTRAASS, encoded by the coding sequence ATGAATAATTCCTACCTCGAAAAAGCAGCCTATCTTCTCCAACAAGGACATTTAGTCGCTATTCCAACCGAAACGGTTTATGGGTTAGCAGCAAATGCGTTGTCGGATCAAGCTGTTGCGAAAATTTACGCCTTAAAGCAACGCCCCAATTTTAATCCTTTGATTATTCATTGTAAAGATCTGGAGGCAGCCCAAAATATAGGCGTTTTTAATAAGAATGCTTTAAAACTAGCCCAAACATTTTGGCCGGGACCTTTAACCATTGTTCTTCCCTTAAATCCAAATATACCAGTGTCTAAATTAGCCACAGCGGGTTTAAAGACAGTTGCTTTACGAGTTCCGGCTCATCCAATTGCTCTAAAAGTTTTAGAATTATCAGGAATACCTCTTGCCGCACCTAGTGCCAATCCCTCAGAATCAATTAGCCCAACATCCGCTTTTCATGTCGAGAACGCTTTTAAGCATACCAATGGGCTTTCCATGATAATTGACGGAGGCTCTTGTGAAGTGGGGCTTGAATCAACCATTATTGATTTATCTGGAGAAACACCAACATTATTAAGACCTGGCAAAATAACCCGAGAAGATATAAAACCTTTTATCAATAATCTTTCTGAGATTGATCTAACCTCAGAGCGACCTAGTGCACCGGGTCAACTTAAGCGGCATTATGCGCCCTCAATTTCTTTGAAAATGAATATAAACGAAGTGACCGAACATCAGGCTCTCTTAGCTTTTGGTCCTTCGCCTTGTCTTGGGGCTAAAAAGACGCTTAATTTAAGCCCAACAGCAGACCTTATCGAAGCGGCGGCAAATCTTTTCTCCATGCTTCATGAATTAGATAAGGCTGAGTTTGAGAGCATTGCAGTTATGCCAATCCCTCAGCACGGGATTGGAATTGCGATTAATGATCGTCTTACCCGAGCAGCTTCGTCTTAA